Proteins from a genomic interval of Psychrobacter fulvigenes:
- the secG gene encoding preprotein translocase subunit SecG: MFTFILALHIIVAIAMIGLILIQHGKGADAGASFGAGSSGTVFGAAGTANFLTRATAVLTVIFFITSMTLAVQAREQAEDQFRLDAPVSAPQSPRPLTQNPQ, encoded by the coding sequence ATGTTTACGTTTATATTAGCCCTGCACATTATCGTGGCGATTGCCATGATTGGCTTGATCTTGATACAGCATGGTAAAGGAGCAGATGCAGGGGCTTCTTTTGGTGCCGGTTCTTCTGGTACGGTTTTTGGTGCTGCAGGTACGGCCAACTTTCTAACCCGTGCCACTGCTGTATTAACGGTGATCTTCTTTATCACCAGTATGACGCTCGCTGTGCAAGCTCGTGAACAAGCCGAAGACCAGTTTCGCTTAGATGCGCCTGTCTCAGCACCGCAGTCACCGCGTCCTTTAACGCAAAATCCACAGTAA
- the rpsO gene encoding 30S ribosomal protein S15 yields the protein MLTNTDREQIIAQYKRSENDTGSPEVQIALLSARINDLQDHFKAHKADHHSRRGLIRMVNTRRKLLDYLKGKDLGRYSTIISQLGLRR from the coding sequence ATGCTAACTAATACTGATCGCGAACAAATCATTGCCCAATACAAGCGCAGCGAAAATGACACAGGTTCACCTGAAGTTCAAATCGCTCTACTAAGCGCGCGTATCAATGATCTACAAGACCATTTCAAAGCTCACAAAGCTGACCACCATAGCCGCCGCGGTCTTATCCGTATGGTTAATACACGCCGTAAGCTACTAGACTACCTAAAAGGTAAAGATCTTGGTCGTTATAGCACCATTATTAGCCAGTTAGGCCTACGTCGTTAA
- a CDS encoding type 1 glutamine amidotransferase domain-containing protein, which produces MKTIAFLLHNNFEQAEYEDVNDQLKAKGYKTVLITTNEEKDVQAMNQDVNKGATFTADIFAKDANVADYDALVLPGGTVNADTIRGNEEAHNIVNAINDAGKPLAVICHAPWILINTGIAKGKTLTAYHSLQLDLENAGANFVDKTVQVDGNLITSRNPDDINNFVAAIDKALS; this is translated from the coding sequence ATGAAAACAATTGCTTTTTTATTACATAATAACTTTGAACAAGCAGAGTATGAAGACGTCAATGACCAATTGAAAGCCAAAGGTTACAAGACAGTACTGATCACCACTAACGAAGAAAAAGACGTCCAAGCGATGAATCAGGACGTCAATAAAGGTGCTACCTTCACTGCTGACATCTTTGCAAAAGACGCAAACGTTGCTGATTATGATGCCTTAGTTTTACCAGGTGGCACGGTGAACGCTGACACCATACGTGGTAACGAAGAGGCTCATAATATAGTGAACGCGATCAATGATGCTGGTAAGCCGTTAGCTGTCATTTGCCATGCGCCTTGGATTCTTATTAACACAGGTATCGCTAAAGGCAAAACGCTTACGGCTTATCATTCACTACAGTTGGATCTAGAAAATGCTGGTGCAAACTTTGTAGACAAAACCGTACAAGTAGACGGTAATTTGATTACTTCGCGCAATCCAGATGATATTAATAATTTTGTAGCAGCTATAGATAAAGCCTTATCATAA
- a CDS encoding ribosome-binding factor A: MSQRLQRLADQIQRELAVLIRDEVNDPRLTGFVTISSVKVSPDLGYADIYVTIMEPELNDAMTKSSHEQSVQVLNKAAGFLRTELSHSLKTRTTPRLRFHYDEVTARGNYMMDLISQAVTKTEQNEADE; the protein is encoded by the coding sequence ATGAGCCAACGTTTACAACGCTTAGCCGATCAGATTCAGCGTGAGCTAGCCGTTCTTATTCGTGATGAAGTCAACGATCCACGCCTGACAGGCTTTGTCACTATCTCTAGTGTTAAGGTGAGTCCAGACTTAGGTTACGCAGATATTTACGTGACCATCATGGAGCCTGAGCTGAACGATGCTATGACTAAGAGTAGTCATGAGCAAAGTGTGCAAGTCCTTAATAAAGCGGCAGGTTTTTTGCGTACTGAGCTCAGCCACAGCCTAAAAACACGTACCACTCCACGTCTACGCTTTCATTATGATGAAGTAACCGCTCGTGGTAACTATATGATGGACTTGATCAGCCAGGCCGTCACAAAAACTGAGCAAAACGAAGCAGACGAGTAA
- the rimP gene encoding ribosome maturation factor RimP yields the protein MKLSTKVAELTNIIAPAVAACDVALWGIEFAPQGRRSLLRIYIESLPEEKAQDKQVTIEDCAAVNHQVSGILEVHDPIAGEYILEVSSPGFDRVFFSDEQMLDYVGQTVSLRLIQAIGQGDKKRRKVTGKLDGMDSTTLKLTATDGEQFEIALSNIDKANLVFEDA from the coding sequence ATGAAACTTTCGACCAAAGTTGCAGAGCTCACTAATATTATTGCCCCTGCGGTAGCTGCTTGTGATGTGGCACTATGGGGTATAGAATTTGCACCACAGGGCCGTCGCTCTTTGCTGCGTATTTATATTGAATCTTTACCTGAAGAAAAAGCACAAGACAAGCAAGTAACGATTGAAGACTGTGCTGCAGTTAACCATCAAGTTAGCGGTATTCTTGAGGTTCATGATCCCATTGCAGGTGAATATATTTTAGAAGTGTCCTCACCTGGTTTTGACAGAGTGTTTTTCTCAGATGAGCAAATGCTGGATTATGTGGGTCAAACGGTTAGCCTACGCTTGATACAAGCGATCGGGCAAGGCGATAAAAAGCGCCGAAAAGTGACGGGAAAACTGGATGGTATGGACTCTACGACTCTCAAACTAACGGCAACAGATGGCGAGCAGTTTGAGATTGCACTTAGTAATATTGATAAAGCTAACTTAGTTTTTGAAGATGCTTAG
- the nusA gene encoding transcription termination factor NusA: MSREILTVVETVSNEKGLNPEDIFEAIEEALVVSTKKKVYTEQPEVAVRVAIDRTTGDYDTYRYWTVVADEDHEMPACQLAITDLDQEEWSIGDVKEEQIESIEFGRIAATQAKQVIIQKIREAERALVADAFEPRIGEMMYGEVKKQTRDGYIIDLGDNAEGYLSRDHMLPREQLRVKSRINAILYHVNRENRGAQLLLSRTHPEMLSALMQKEVPEIAEEIIEIRNVARLPGTRAKISVKTNDHRIDPVGACIGMRGTRIQAVQQELDGERIDVVVWSDDPAQYIISALEPADVSSIILDEDTHTADIVFSTNDQLARAIGSQGQNVRLASELTGYKLNMMLEEEYQQRQENETKVFVELFYERLEVDQDLAHALVDIGFTSIEEVAYVPVETFYDIEGLDDEAIDMIQERAKEVVIADELVKQQNMKEPSQELQDLEGMTVSWAYKMAQKDIVTVDDLAEQAVFDLEGIEGLDAETAGQLIMKARESWFNE; this comes from the coding sequence ATGAGTCGTGAAATCTTAACGGTAGTTGAAACCGTCAGTAATGAAAAGGGCTTAAATCCTGAAGATATCTTTGAAGCAATAGAAGAAGCTTTAGTGGTTTCGACCAAGAAAAAAGTATACACCGAACAGCCAGAAGTGGCAGTACGGGTAGCCATTGACCGCACGACTGGTGATTATGATACTTATCGTTACTGGACTGTCGTTGCAGACGAAGATCATGAGATGCCTGCTTGTCAGCTTGCTATTACTGATCTTGACCAAGAAGAATGGTCGATCGGTGATGTCAAAGAAGAGCAAATTGAGTCCATTGAATTTGGTCGTATTGCTGCCACGCAAGCCAAACAAGTCATCATCCAAAAAATCCGTGAAGCTGAGCGTGCGCTTGTAGCAGACGCTTTTGAGCCACGCATTGGCGAGATGATGTACGGCGAAGTCAAAAAACAAACCCGTGATGGCTATATCATTGATTTAGGTGATAATGCTGAAGGCTATTTGTCTCGCGACCACATGTTGCCGCGAGAGCAGCTGCGCGTTAAATCACGCATCAATGCTATCTTATATCATGTAAACCGTGAAAATCGCGGTGCACAATTGCTTTTATCACGTACTCATCCTGAAATGCTTTCAGCACTTATGCAAAAAGAAGTGCCTGAGATTGCTGAAGAGATAATTGAAATTCGTAACGTCGCTCGCCTGCCGGGTACTCGTGCTAAAATATCAGTGAAGACCAACGATCATCGTATTGATCCCGTTGGTGCTTGTATTGGTATGCGTGGCACACGTATACAAGCGGTACAGCAAGAGCTTGATGGCGAACGCATTGATGTGGTGGTATGGTCAGATGATCCTGCACAATATATCATCAGTGCGCTTGAGCCTGCAGACGTTAGCAGCATTATCTTAGATGAAGATACGCACACAGCAGACATTGTATTCAGCACTAATGATCAGCTCGCACGTGCTATTGGCTCACAAGGCCAAAACGTACGTTTAGCGTCAGAGCTCACAGGTTATAAGCTAAACATGATGCTTGAAGAAGAGTATCAGCAACGTCAAGAAAATGAGACCAAAGTATTTGTTGAGCTTTTTTACGAGCGCCTAGAAGTAGATCAGGATCTAGCGCATGCTCTGGTTGACATTGGCTTTACCAGTATTGAAGAAGTTGCTTACGTACCTGTCGAAACTTTTTACGATATCGAAGGTTTAGATGACGAAGCGATTGATATGATTCAAGAGCGCGCAAAAGAAGTGGTCATCGCCGATGAACTGGTCAAACAACAAAACATGAAAGAGCCAAGTCAAGAACTGCAAGATCTTGAAGGTATGACTGTCAGCTGGGCCTATAAAATGGCACAAAAAGACATCGTTACTGTTGATGATCTAGCTGAGCAAGCGGTATTTGACTTAGAGGGTATCGAAGGCTTAGATGCTGAAACAGCAGGTCAGCTGATCATGAAAGCTCGGGAATCTTGGTTCAATGAATAG
- the infB gene encoding translation initiation factor IF-2: MADKTVKELAEMVGKTASAVQQQLQDAGLPARAEDDMVTEREQEKLVAYLKQSHGQQEKRRISLKSKTTSTARVTGSSGKSKSVNVEVRKKKVFEKPDPEKIAAELAAREKAMVEAQARAAKEAEERAETKKKSEERQAATLAAMRASLGSGKKSDGKNDDVSTSVVVKKGGKAAVEVKTKEKEKEKKKVAPTKPKVETAAERKAREVREKEEERLRQIEAETRRTQAEEAQKRTLEQMRKMAGKYTDREPVAEVRKDEPLAEGLVGDALEESFEKERREIKRGASSTGARGRRRKNQDEREFKNRKNGLRSTQASQHKFEKPVEKIVYDVEISEQITVADLAQRMAVKAREVTKLLMKMGEMARESDTIDQATASLIVEEMGHNPVPVSDTKVEDDLQDAVDERSSNVQTRPPVVTIMGHVDHGKTSLLDKIRETKVATGEAGGITQHIGAYHVKTDRGVITFLDTPGHAAFSAMRSRGAQATDIVVLVVAADDGMMPQTEEAIDHARAAGTPLIVAINKMDKPSADPDRVLNELTAKEVVSEEWGGDTPMARISAKTGDGIDGLLELISLQAELMELEAPLDGAAQGVVIESKLEKGRGPVVSVLVKKGTLKQGDLVLAGEHYGKVRAMIDERGQRIKTAGPSIPVEILGLPETPAAGSEFLVVTDEKKAREVADFRTNREREQQLERQNKMRLESMFEQMGQGDVSFLNIVLKTDVRGSLEALLAALNELSTDEVKVRVISSGVGPISESDVTLAESSEAVLLGFNVRADSTARRKADAADMDIRYYSVIYGLIDDVKAAMSGMLAPEHREKILGIAEVREVFRSSKFGAAAGCMVVEGTIYRNKPIRVLRDDQVIFTGQLQSLRRYKEDVNEVRTGMECGLAVRGYDVEAGDKIEVFEIQEFARTI; the protein is encoded by the coding sequence ATGGCAGATAAGACCGTCAAAGAACTGGCAGAAATGGTAGGCAAAACCGCTAGTGCTGTACAACAGCAATTGCAGGATGCTGGGCTGCCTGCGCGCGCAGAGGATGACATGGTCACCGAACGTGAGCAAGAGAAGCTGGTAGCGTATTTAAAACAAAGTCATGGCCAGCAGGAAAAGCGCCGTATTAGCCTCAAATCTAAGACGACAAGCACTGCGCGTGTGACTGGCTCTTCTGGTAAATCGAAGAGTGTCAATGTTGAAGTGCGCAAAAAGAAAGTTTTTGAAAAGCCTGATCCAGAGAAAATCGCTGCAGAATTAGCGGCTCGCGAAAAGGCCATGGTTGAGGCGCAAGCTCGTGCTGCTAAAGAAGCAGAAGAGCGTGCCGAAACGAAGAAAAAGTCAGAAGAACGTCAAGCAGCAACATTGGCTGCTATGCGTGCAAGTCTGGGCTCAGGTAAAAAGTCAGACGGCAAAAACGACGATGTCTCTACATCTGTGGTGGTCAAAAAAGGTGGCAAAGCTGCTGTTGAAGTCAAAACCAAAGAAAAAGAGAAAGAAAAGAAAAAAGTTGCACCTACTAAGCCAAAAGTGGAGACGGCAGCTGAGCGTAAAGCTCGCGAAGTGCGCGAAAAAGAAGAAGAGCGCCTACGTCAAATCGAAGCTGAAACACGTCGTACCCAAGCTGAAGAAGCACAAAAACGCACGCTTGAGCAAATGCGCAAAATGGCTGGTAAATATACTGACCGTGAGCCAGTGGCTGAAGTTCGTAAGGACGAGCCGTTAGCTGAAGGTTTGGTTGGTGATGCTCTAGAAGAGTCATTTGAAAAAGAACGTCGTGAGATCAAGCGCGGTGCAAGCAGCACAGGTGCTCGTGGTCGTCGCCGTAAGAATCAAGATGAGCGTGAGTTCAAAAACCGTAAAAACGGTTTGCGTTCAACACAAGCGTCGCAGCATAAGTTCGAAAAACCTGTCGAAAAAATTGTTTATGATGTTGAGATCAGTGAGCAAATTACAGTAGCAGATCTTGCTCAGCGCATGGCTGTTAAAGCTCGTGAAGTGACCAAGTTACTCATGAAAATGGGTGAGATGGCTCGTGAGTCAGATACGATTGATCAAGCGACAGCGAGCTTAATCGTTGAAGAGATGGGTCACAACCCAGTACCAGTAAGTGATACCAAGGTCGAAGATGATCTGCAGGATGCTGTTGATGAGCGTAGTAGTAACGTGCAAACGCGTCCACCAGTAGTGACCATCATGGGTCATGTTGACCATGGTAAAACTTCACTACTAGATAAAATCCGTGAGACCAAAGTTGCTACGGGTGAAGCTGGCGGTATTACTCAGCATATCGGTGCTTATCATGTGAAGACCGACCGCGGTGTTATTACTTTCCTTGATACTCCAGGTCACGCCGCCTTTAGTGCCATGCGTTCACGCGGTGCTCAGGCGACTGATATTGTGGTATTGGTCGTTGCAGCAGATGACGGTATGATGCCGCAAACTGAAGAAGCGATTGACCATGCGCGCGCTGCTGGTACGCCACTTATCGTTGCTATCAACAAGATGGATAAGCCAAGCGCAGATCCAGATCGCGTGTTGAACGAATTAACAGCGAAAGAAGTGGTATCAGAAGAGTGGGGCGGTGATACGCCAATGGCGCGTATCTCAGCCAAGACTGGTGATGGTATCGATGGCTTATTAGAACTTATTAGCTTACAAGCTGAGCTAATGGAGCTAGAAGCGCCATTAGACGGTGCTGCTCAAGGTGTGGTCATTGAATCAAAACTTGAAAAAGGCCGTGGTCCAGTCGTTAGCGTATTGGTCAAAAAGGGTACGCTAAAACAAGGTGACTTAGTATTGGCTGGTGAGCACTACGGTAAAGTCCGCGCCATGATTGATGAGCGTGGTCAGCGTATCAAAACAGCTGGTCCTTCTATTCCTGTTGAGATCTTGGGCTTACCTGAGACGCCAGCGGCTGGTAGTGAGTTCCTAGTTGTCACCGACGAGAAAAAAGCACGTGAAGTGGCAGATTTCAGAACCAACCGTGAGCGTGAGCAGCAACTTGAGCGTCAGAACAAAATGCGCTTAGAAAGTATGTTTGAGCAGATGGGTCAAGGCGACGTATCTTTCCTAAACATCGTTCTAAAAACAGACGTTCGTGGCTCGCTTGAAGCATTACTTGCGGCATTGAATGAGCTTTCTACTGACGAAGTCAAAGTGAGAGTTATTAGTTCAGGTGTGGGTCCTATCTCTGAATCTGACGTCACTCTTGCAGAGTCAAGTGAAGCAGTCTTATTAGGCTTTAACGTCCGTGCAGACAGTACCGCACGTCGTAAAGCAGACGCTGCTGATATGGATATTCGTTACTACAGCGTCATCTATGGCCTGATCGATGATGTGAAAGCAGCCATGAGTGGCATGCTGGCACCAGAGCATCGCGAGAAGATCTTGGGTATTGCTGAAGTCCGTGAAGTATTCCGTTCAAGCAAGTTTGGTGCAGCCGCTGGTTGTATGGTGGTTGAAGGTACTATCTATCGTAACAAACCAATCCGTGTACTGCGTGATGATCAAGTCATCTTTACTGGTCAGTTGCAGTCATTACGTCGCTATAAAGAAGACGTTAATGAAGTGCGCACTGGTATGGAATGTGGTTTGGCCGTCCGTGGATATGATGTTGAAGCAGGCGATAAGATCGAAGTCTTTGAAATCCAAGAGTTTGCACGTACTATCTAA
- the truB gene encoding tRNA pseudouridine(55) synthase TruB has product MSISPVKKRVSGVILVDKPIGMTSQQVVSKVKYLFKSPIHDSKKAGHTGTLDPMATGLLPVCLGEATKFSHYQLDADKSYQATILLGQQTDTGDADGQVTAQAAVPELNEALLDSIAQQFSGAQQQTPPMYSALKKDGKKLYEYARAGIEIERAARDIVIKDISLIMVNAQQLQLTVTCTKGTYVRVLAEDIAKALGTLGHLIALRRLKTGKFLIDDAITLPQLEALTLEDRLSQLLPIDACVDIEPKLTLDAEQCARVRQGQRLNVINQLTDSLQHYISTTVAQELTAAENNTNQQSSTTDEETADSQPVLHEVPVDIRLIDEKGQFIGLGAVSLNGRLQPKKLIQL; this is encoded by the coding sequence ATGTCGATATCTCCAGTTAAAAAAAGAGTCTCGGGTGTCATTTTAGTAGACAAACCCATAGGCATGACTTCACAACAGGTGGTGTCAAAAGTTAAGTATCTGTTTAAGTCACCCATACATGACAGCAAAAAAGCGGGTCATACAGGGACGCTCGATCCCATGGCGACAGGACTATTACCTGTCTGTTTGGGTGAGGCAACTAAGTTTAGTCATTATCAGCTTGATGCTGACAAATCTTATCAAGCAACTATTTTACTGGGTCAGCAGACGGATACTGGTGATGCAGATGGGCAGGTAACTGCGCAAGCGGCTGTACCAGAGCTTAATGAAGCGCTTTTGGACAGTATCGCTCAGCAGTTCTCAGGGGCTCAGCAGCAAACTCCCCCCATGTATTCTGCTTTAAAAAAAGACGGAAAGAAGCTTTACGAGTATGCGCGTGCTGGAATCGAGATTGAACGTGCAGCTAGAGATATCGTCATTAAGGATATCTCCTTAATAATGGTTAATGCGCAGCAACTGCAGCTAACAGTTACCTGTACTAAAGGCACTTATGTACGTGTGTTGGCAGAAGATATTGCCAAAGCGCTGGGTACATTAGGCCATTTAATTGCTTTACGTCGTCTAAAAACAGGTAAGTTTTTAATAGATGATGCCATTACTTTACCGCAGCTAGAGGCGTTGACATTGGAAGATCGCCTGTCGCAGCTACTGCCCATAGATGCCTGTGTTGATATCGAACCAAAACTTACTTTGGATGCTGAGCAGTGTGCACGTGTGAGGCAAGGTCAGCGACTAAACGTCATTAATCAATTGACAGATAGCTTGCAACACTATATCTCAACCACTGTTGCCCAAGAGCTAACTGCTGCTGAAAACAACACTAATCAACAAAGCAGCACGACTGATGAGGAAACTGCTGATAGTCAGCCAGTGCTACATGAGGTGCCTGTCGATATTCGTCTGATTGATGAGAAAGGGCAATTCATTGGCTTAGGTGCAGTCAGTTTGAACGGTCGCTTACAACCTAAAAAGTTAATTCAATTATAG
- the tpiA gene encoding triose-phosphate isomerase translates to MQAWVIGNWKQNPATISDVNTLIEALLAAVGDDKADNDKDSAFDRSNGCQLMVAPSCIHLAAVSERLKDMPILTAAQDISAHSDSIGAYTGDCSAQQVADAGASWTVLGHSERRQYHQECNDLLVQKLSNALTQDLGVIFCVGETQAQYDEQQTLEVLDAQLEAIKTLLDDQAHLATSIAKHLIVAYEPVWAIGTGKVPTVEEVSATHQHIKHTLAGYAEPLSQTAVLYGGSVNADNADSFAASPVIDGALVGGASLKADSFLAIADAFGRAKKSG, encoded by the coding sequence ATGCAAGCTTGGGTAATTGGAAATTGGAAACAAAATCCGGCAACGATTAGCGATGTAAATACATTAATAGAAGCATTATTAGCTGCTGTCGGCGATGACAAGGCTGATAATGACAAAGACAGCGCATTTGATCGTAGCAATGGCTGTCAGCTAATGGTGGCACCAAGCTGTATCCATCTTGCTGCTGTGAGTGAGCGTTTGAAAGATATGCCAATACTCACGGCCGCTCAGGACATCAGCGCTCACAGTGATAGCATTGGCGCTTATACTGGAGATTGCTCTGCACAGCAAGTAGCAGATGCTGGCGCGTCATGGACTGTATTAGGTCACTCTGAGCGTCGTCAATATCATCAAGAGTGCAATGACTTACTGGTACAAAAATTAAGCAACGCCCTTACTCAGGATTTAGGCGTGATATTCTGTGTGGGTGAGACGCAAGCGCAGTATGATGAGCAGCAGACATTAGAAGTACTGGATGCACAGTTGGAAGCGATCAAAACCCTATTAGATGATCAGGCGCATCTAGCCACATCGATAGCAAAGCACTTGATTGTTGCTTACGAGCCAGTCTGGGCGATTGGTACGGGCAAAGTTCCCACAGTAGAAGAGGTGAGCGCAACTCATCAGCATATTAAACACACCTTAGCTGGATATGCTGAACCTTTGTCTCAGACTGCTGTACTATATGGCGGTAGTGTCAACGCAGACAATGCTGATAGCTTTGCCGCCAGCCCTGTGATAGATGGTGCATTGGTTGGTGGTGCCTCTTTAAAGGCTGATAGCTTTTTAGCGATTGCTGATGCTTTTGGCCGAGCCAAAAAATCGGGCTAA